From Primulina tabacum isolate GXHZ01 chromosome 2, ASM2559414v2, whole genome shotgun sequence, one genomic window encodes:
- the LOC142537820 gene encoding agamous-like MADS-box protein AGL29, whose amino-acid sequence MAPPKRKRPSLGRRKIEMKLITDENARVVTFSKRRSGLFKKATELSTLSAAKIAIIVFSPCNRAYSFGNPNVDHVTDQFLNHFPMPNPQSFNPVTNMQQLKDRCDQINEELEIKKRKGKEIVEGLESFSSRVLIEDLGSVDLAGLKEKKEKLERFREQLVGRINRPESGFGECSSSRLVDAKFSFLEENGNGSPIPSDWLKL is encoded by the coding sequence ATGGCGCCTCCGAAAAGGAAGAGGCCATCACTGGGGAGAAGAAAAATCGAAATGAAACTGATAACAGACGAGAATGCTCGAGTGGTCACCTTCTCGAAACGAAGGAGCGGGCTGTTCAAGAAGGCAACCGAGCTTTCTACGTTGTCCGCGGCCAAGATCGCCATAATCGTCTTCTCCCCGTGCAATAGAGCCTATTCATTCGGAAACCCTAACGTGGACCATGTAACAGACCAGTTCTTGAACCATTTTCCGATGCCGAATCCGCAGAGTTTCAATCCTGTTACCAACATGCAACAGTTGAAAGATCGGTGTGATCAAATAAATGAGGAGCTGGAGATCAAGAAAAGGAAGGGGAAGGAGATTGTAGAGGGTCTCGAAAGCTTTTCGAGCCGAGTTTTGATAGAGGATTTGGGCTCCGTTGATTTGGCTGGATTGAAAGAGAAGAAGGAGAAACTGGAAAGGTTCCGAGAACAGCTGGTGGGGAGAATCAATCGGCCGGAGTCGGGCTTTGGGGAGTGTTCTTCCAGTCGTTTAGTTGATGCTAAGTTTTCATTTTTGGAGGAGAATGGAAATGGATCTCCAATTCCATCGGATTGGTTGAAATTATGA